The Papaver somniferum cultivar HN1 chromosome 3, ASM357369v1, whole genome shotgun sequence genome includes a region encoding these proteins:
- the LOC113359513 gene encoding uncharacterized protein LOC113359513: protein MTGFGLMNVNVIVASFPSFDSSSNEYRIVGAQTGNVRVPLPTRINIWTANWIPSMQTAIQDWSDLNTSNIQWVSELFDPLTQQWNIPLLRHLFSTDQVNSILTIPLQLDQEDKLVWPFTSTGMFTTASVYKMLCEKDLYMDISMGLSQQFWLAFWKLKVPYKFQIFMWKGIHDAIPVKARIFRHLNAGDKICVLCSMNQTEDLDHLLLHCSFSQAIWKTFFPNQFVSIVQHPSVLSWIQTWQLKGSNITIKHTPLAVHLALCIMHFIWKHRCRAVFSNITPNHRTVIHQINSYRAQHHLDTSFVAHDHYHLQNYILHLPWVPPPAQFLKINIDASYNSESLLAGIGIITRNSAGAYVMGRGTLKRAINVEQAEAWAMLEATQIAASNGWSSVIFETDNLSISNFLQHQTSLCQWQCLPLLRNCVNICNSYPVWSCEFVYRSCNKVADALAKAARKQNLCGEWWGYPPDLVISYIYIMM from the coding sequence ATGACAGGTTTTGGTTTGATGAATGTGAATGTAATAGTtgcttcttttccttcttttgattCCAGTAGTAATGAATATAGGATAGTAGGTGCACAAACTGGTAATGTTCGAGTACCATTACCTACTCGCATCAATATCTGGACTGCCAATTGGATTCCTTCCATGCAGACTGCAATTCAAGATTGGAGTGATCTGAATACAAGTAATATTCAATGGGTTTCAGAACTATTTGATCCTCTCACTCAGCAATGGAATATTCCGCTTCTTCGCCATTTATTTTCTACAGACCAGGTGAACTCTATTCTCACTATTCCTTTACAATTAGATCAGGAAGATAAGTTGGTCTGGCCTTTTACTAGTACTGGCATGTTTACAACTGCTTCAGTGTACAAGATGCTTTGTGAAAAGGATTTGTATATGGATATTTCAATGGGTTTATCTCAGCAATTTTGGTTAGCATTCTGGAAATTGAAAGTACCATACAAGTTTCAAATTTTTATGTGGAAAGGAATACATGATGCTATACCTGTGAAAGCTCGCATTTTTAGGCATCTGAATGCTGGTGATAAAATATGTGTTCTGTGTAGTATGAATCAAACTGAAGATCTGGACCATTTGCTACTTCATTGCTCCTTTTCTCAAGCTATATGGAAGACTTTTTTTCCTAATCAGTTCGTTTCCATTGTGCAGCATCCCTCGGTTCTCTCCTGGATTCAGACTTGGCAGCTTAAGGGTTCGAATATAACTATCAAACACACACCTCTAGCTGTACACTTAGCTCTCTGTATAATGCACTTCATTTGGAAACATAGATGTAGGGCTGTTTTCAGCAATATAACACCTAATCATCGAACTGTCATACATCAGATAAACTCTTACAGGGCACAACATCATTTAGATACCTCATTTGTTGCTCATGATCATTATCATTTACAAAACTACATCTTACATCTGCCTTGGGTTCCTCCTCCTGCACAGTTCTTAAAGATAAATATTGATGCCTCATATAATTCTGAATCTTTGTTAGCTGGTATTGGTATTATAACTAGAAATTCTGCAGGGGCCTATGTCATGGGAAGGGGAACATTGAAAAGAGCTATAAATGTTGAGCAAGCTGAAGCCTGGGCTATGTTAGAAGCTACGCAAATAGCAGCTTCAAATGGCTGGTCTAGTGTCATTTTTGAGACAGACAATCTGAGTATCAGTAACTTTTTACAGCATCAAACTAGTCTTTGTCAGTGGCAGTGTTTACCTCTTCTTAGAAATTGTGTTAATATATGTAATAGTTACCCTGTGTGGTCTTGTGAGTTTGTTTACAGGTCTTGTAATAAAGTTGCAGATGCTTTAGCAAAGGCAGCTCGAAAACAGAATTTATGTGGGGAGTGGTGGGGTTATCCACCTGACTTAGTAATTTCTTACATATATATCATGATGTAA